In Herbaspirillum sp. WKF16, one genomic interval encodes:
- a CDS encoding SDR family oxidoreductase: MSAKYALVTGASSGIGRAVALGLLEAGYHVALAARNRPALEAVIAEAGPQAARRALAVSADVGDAASVEALFAQVEAQWGRLDLLFNNAGVFTPQSSIEDLAVDDWKKAVDINLTGSFLCTRQAFRLMKKQAPQGGRIINNGSISAHAPRPRAAAYTATKHAITGLTKAASLDGRAYNIACGQIDIGNVVSDMSELMAKGTLQADGSLKVEPRMGMDNVVRAILYMDSLPLDANVQFMTVMASHMPFIGRG; this comes from the coding sequence ATGTCCGCAAAATACGCCCTGGTCACCGGGGCCAGTTCGGGAATCGGCCGCGCCGTGGCGCTCGGCCTGCTGGAGGCCGGCTACCACGTGGCGCTGGCGGCGCGCAACCGGCCGGCGCTGGAGGCGGTGATCGCCGAGGCCGGCCCGCAGGCCGCCCGGCGCGCGCTGGCCGTCAGCGCAGACGTCGGCGACGCCGCCTCGGTCGAGGCGTTGTTCGCCCAGGTGGAAGCGCAGTGGGGCCGGCTCGACCTGCTGTTCAACAACGCCGGCGTGTTCACGCCGCAGAGCTCGATCGAGGATCTCGCCGTGGACGACTGGAAGAAAGCCGTCGACATCAACCTGACCGGCTCCTTCCTGTGCACGCGGCAAGCGTTCAGGCTGATGAAGAAGCAGGCGCCGCAGGGCGGGCGCATCATCAACAACGGCTCGATCTCTGCGCACGCGCCGCGTCCGCGGGCGGCCGCCTACACGGCCACCAAGCACGCCATCACCGGCCTGACCAAGGCGGCCTCGCTGGATGGGCGCGCCTACAACATCGCCTGCGGCCAGATCGACATCGGCAACGTGGTCAGCGACATGAGCGAGCTGATGGCCAAGGGCACGCTGCAGGCGGACGGCTCATTGAAGGTGGAGCCGCGCATGGGCATGGACAACGTGGTGCGCGCCATCCTCTACATGGACAGCCTGCCGCTGGACGCCAACGTGCAGTTCATGACCGTGATGGCCAGCCACATGCCCTTCATCGGACGCGGCTAG
- a CDS encoding DsbA family oxidoreductase, whose translation MSKTLKIDFVSDVVCPWCAVGLGGLDAALERISQEAVADITFHPFELNPNMPADGQEQLEHITGKYGISPEQARANREQIRLRAATVGFAMNRDDASRVYNTFDAHRLLAWAKEEGKQVTLKRALLKAYFTDGLKIDDVGVLAALAESAGLDGAQARAVLASDRFAQEVKEEEALWASRGIRSVPAVIVNDRYLIEGGQPPEAFEQQLRAILAAPAAA comes from the coding sequence ATGAGCAAGACCCTGAAAATCGATTTCGTCTCCGACGTGGTATGCCCCTGGTGCGCCGTCGGCCTGGGCGGCCTGGACGCCGCGCTGGAGCGCATCAGCCAGGAGGCTGTCGCCGACATCACCTTCCATCCCTTCGAACTCAATCCCAACATGCCGGCCGATGGCCAGGAGCAACTGGAGCACATCACCGGGAAATACGGGATCTCGCCCGAGCAGGCGCGCGCCAACCGCGAGCAGATCCGGCTGCGGGCGGCGACGGTCGGCTTCGCCATGAACCGCGACGACGCCTCGCGCGTCTACAACACCTTCGACGCCCATCGCCTGCTGGCATGGGCCAAGGAGGAGGGCAAGCAGGTGACCTTGAAGCGCGCGCTGCTTAAGGCCTACTTCACCGACGGCCTCAAGATCGATGACGTCGGCGTGCTCGCCGCGCTGGCCGAGTCGGCCGGGCTGGACGGCGCCCAGGCGCGCGCGGTGCTGGCCTCGGACCGCTTCGCGCAGGAAGTGAAGGAAGAGGAGGCGCTCTGGGCCAGCCGCGGCATACGCAGCGTGCCGGCCGTGATCGTCAACGACCGCTACCTGATCGAGGGCGGCCAGCCGCCGGAGGCCTTCGAGCAGCAGCTGCGCGCCATCCTCGCCGCGCCCGCGGCGGCGTGA
- a CDS encoding LysR family transcriptional regulator encodes MADASPILDELRAMAVFATVVRAGSFAAGARALGLTRAVVSHHVRALETKLGVPLAQRSTRSFSLTPAGEAFRVHCERLLDEAHDGIRGMELLRAEPRGEVRITCSHHFGNKRILPALLEFRRRYPAIRLHVAMNDSNVDLVQQGMELAVRAGPLADSSLVARRLVREPTMLCAAPSYLRRYRAPATVQELDQHRWVVYPPSQKSMTVRAGEQDFQVAIRGDIATDSAASRLAFVLAGEGLARLPAYDAAALIASGELVQVLPEAQTAPLEIYLVHSQKVGPSARLLRDFLLESARENGG; translated from the coding sequence ATGGCCGACGCCTCGCCCATCCTCGACGAACTGCGCGCCATGGCGGTTTTCGCCACGGTGGTGCGGGCCGGCAGCTTCGCCGCCGGCGCCCGCGCCCTGGGCCTGACGCGCGCGGTGGTCAGCCATCATGTGCGCGCGCTTGAAACCAAGCTGGGCGTGCCGCTGGCCCAGCGCAGCACGCGCAGCTTCAGCCTGACGCCGGCCGGCGAAGCCTTCCGCGTGCACTGCGAACGGCTGCTGGACGAAGCGCACGACGGCATTCGCGGCATGGAGCTGCTGCGCGCCGAGCCGCGCGGCGAAGTGCGCATCACCTGTTCGCATCACTTCGGCAACAAGCGCATCCTGCCGGCGCTGCTGGAATTCCGGCGCCGCTATCCCGCCATCCGCCTGCACGTGGCGATGAACGACAGCAACGTCGACCTGGTGCAGCAGGGCATGGAACTGGCGGTGCGCGCCGGGCCGCTGGCCGATTCCTCGCTGGTGGCGCGCCGCCTGGTGCGCGAGCCGACCATGCTGTGCGCCGCGCCGTCCTACCTGCGCCGCTACCGCGCCCCGGCTACCGTGCAGGAGCTCGACCAGCATCGCTGGGTGGTCTACCCGCCCAGCCAGAAGAGCATGACGGTGCGCGCCGGCGAGCAAGACTTCCAGGTCGCCATCCGCGGCGACATCGCCACCGACAGCGCCGCCTCGCGCCTGGCCTTCGTGCTGGCCGGCGAAGGCCTCGCCCGCCTGCCGGCCTATGACGCGGCCGCGCTGATCGCCTCCGGCGAACTGGTGCAGGTGCTGCCGGAGGCGCAGACCGCGCCGCTGGAGATCTACCTGGTGCACTCGCAGAAAGTGGGGCCGAGCGCGCGCCTGTTGCGGGACTTCCTGCTGGAGAGCGCGCGCGAGAACGGGGGGTGA
- a CDS encoding type 1 glutamine amidotransferase domain-containing protein has product MSIKTVLFILTNAGEIGPNKRATGYFFPEVAHPLEVFEHAGVAVEYASPLGGTPPEDGYDANDPAQLAFRNSLAIRRMARSRKLSEVDVLDYDAIFFPGGLGPMVDIAADPEVKRAIARAWDAGKIVSAVCHGPAAFLGVTLADGSPLLRGRKLTSFSNEEEANYAQADVPFLLEDALRAEGAHYSATDPWQSRVVVDGRLLTGQNPASGGPLAQAIVKAFNEVQP; this is encoded by the coding sequence ATGAGCATCAAAACTGTCCTGTTTATTTTGACAAATGCGGGCGAGATCGGCCCCAACAAGCGCGCCACCGGTTACTTCTTCCCGGAAGTCGCCCACCCGCTGGAGGTGTTCGAGCACGCCGGCGTGGCCGTCGAGTACGCCTCGCCGCTGGGCGGCACGCCGCCGGAAGACGGCTACGACGCCAACGATCCGGCGCAGCTGGCCTTCCGCAACAGCCTGGCGATCCGTCGCATGGCCAGGAGCCGCAAGCTCTCCGAGGTCGACGTGCTGGACTACGACGCCATCTTCTTCCCCGGCGGCCTGGGCCCGATGGTGGACATCGCCGCCGATCCCGAGGTCAAGCGCGCCATCGCCCGCGCCTGGGATGCCGGCAAGATCGTCTCGGCCGTGTGCCACGGCCCGGCCGCCTTCCTGGGCGTGACGCTGGCCGACGGCAGCCCGCTGCTGCGCGGTCGCAAGCTGACCTCGTTCTCCAATGAAGAGGAAGCCAACTATGCCCAGGCCGACGTGCCCTTCCTGCTGGAAGACGCGCTGCGCGCCGAAGGCGCCCACTACAGCGCGACCGATCCGTGGCAATCCAGGGTGGTGGTGGACGGCCGCCTGCTGACCGGCCAGAATCCCGCCTCCGGCGGCCCGCTGGCGCAAGCCATCGTCAAGGCCTTCAACGAGGTGCAGCCATGA
- a CDS encoding putative quinol monooxygenase, with translation MSAADAITVVARWQPAGNALGEVLSLAAEMRKRSLQEPGCLGYEVYRSPEAPDTVLLVERYRDAAALEAHKQSPHYQALVVELVLPLLADRKVDLLRAWVAP, from the coding sequence ATGAGCGCCGCCGACGCCATCACCGTGGTCGCGCGCTGGCAACCGGCCGGCAACGCCCTGGGCGAAGTGCTGTCGCTGGCCGCGGAAATGCGCAAGCGCTCGCTGCAAGAGCCCGGCTGCCTGGGCTACGAGGTGTACCGCAGCCCCGAGGCGCCGGACACGGTTCTGCTGGTGGAGCGCTACCGCGACGCCGCCGCGCTGGAGGCGCACAAGCAGTCGCCGCATTACCAGGCGCTGGTGGTGGAACTGGTGCTGCCGCTGCTGGCCGATCGCAAGGTCGACCTGCTGCGCGCCTGGGTTGCGCCGTAA
- a CDS encoding substrate-binding domain-containing protein, with translation MPTPRLRATLAASLLIAATLQAGARADDLKILAAGAIAPVVRAVAADFEQRSGVHVTVENATAGVMDKRIRGGEAFDAAVVPDGVLDKLGRDRYVQPGSARPIARVGIGVAVKEGAPAPAIATVAQFRRALLDAPSVALIDPQAGGSSGIYLEWLFYKLGIAAQMRAKQVLVPGGLVAQKLVDGSAALALHQESEILQVKGARLVGPLPAPIQSYTTYAGAIGSHAAAPAAAHAFLTLFAAAPAREEMQRHGMTPQ, from the coding sequence ATGCCTACGCCCCGCCTACGCGCCACCCTCGCCGCATCCCTCCTGATCGCCGCCACCCTTCAGGCCGGCGCCCGCGCCGACGACCTGAAGATCCTGGCGGCCGGCGCAATCGCCCCGGTGGTGCGCGCCGTCGCCGCCGATTTCGAGCAGCGCAGCGGCGTGCATGTGACGGTCGAGAACGCCACCGCCGGCGTGATGGACAAACGCATCCGCGGCGGCGAGGCCTTCGATGCGGCCGTGGTGCCGGACGGTGTGCTCGACAAGCTGGGCCGCGACCGTTACGTGCAGCCCGGGAGCGCGCGGCCGATCGCCCGCGTGGGCATCGGCGTGGCCGTGAAGGAAGGCGCGCCGGCCCCGGCCATCGCGACCGTGGCGCAGTTTCGCCGCGCCCTGCTGGATGCCCCGTCGGTGGCGCTGATCGATCCGCAGGCCGGCGGCTCCAGCGGCATCTACCTGGAGTGGCTGTTCTACAAGCTGGGCATCGCCGCGCAGATGCGCGCCAAGCAGGTGCTGGTGCCGGGCGGACTGGTGGCGCAAAAGCTGGTGGACGGCAGCGCCGCGCTGGCGCTGCACCAGGAGAGCGAGATCCTGCAGGTCAAGGGCGCGCGCCTGGTCGGCCCGCTGCCGGCGCCGATCCAGAGCTACACCACCTATGCCGGGGCGATCGGCTCGCACGCCGCGGCGCCCGCCGCCGCCCACGCCTTCCTGACCCTGTTCGCCGCGGCCCCGGCGCGCGAGGAGATGCAGCGGCACGGCATGACGCCGCAATGA
- a CDS encoding substrate-binding periplasmic protein, protein MKTFLPALLLATMAVITPARAAECTKLVVSADSDYAPLHWYDGKQLTGASIEIARRALTALEIPFEIRYVGPFHRVLKEAESGDVAMVASLKKTPERLQYLAYTSVPLFSNPIAVFVARERRFAYAGWQDLVGKRGAVTQGNQFGGGFDEFLREHLTVQSAQKVYMNFTKLDSGSIDYLVTGYYNGQVYLSQTNQSDRFVALRPYVSETDNFIALSKASPCVKYLPRINAQLELMQSRGELRAVLERQAAEMKINAHVATAAPK, encoded by the coding sequence ATGAAGACTTTCCTGCCGGCCCTGCTGCTGGCGACGATGGCAGTCATCACCCCGGCCCGCGCGGCCGAATGCACCAAGCTGGTGGTCTCGGCCGACTCCGATTACGCGCCCTTGCATTGGTACGACGGCAAGCAACTGACCGGGGCCAGCATCGAGATCGCCCGGCGCGCGCTGACGGCGCTGGAGATTCCCTTCGAGATACGTTACGTCGGCCCCTTCCATCGGGTGCTCAAGGAGGCCGAGAGCGGCGACGTGGCGATGGTGGCATCGCTGAAGAAGACGCCCGAGCGCCTGCAATACCTGGCCTATACCTCGGTGCCGCTGTTCTCCAATCCGATCGCGGTCTTCGTCGCGCGCGAGCGGCGCTTCGCCTATGCCGGCTGGCAGGACCTGGTCGGCAAGCGCGGCGCCGTCACGCAGGGCAACCAGTTCGGCGGCGGCTTCGACGAGTTCCTGCGCGAGCACCTTACGGTGCAGTCGGCGCAGAAGGTCTACATGAACTTCACCAAGCTGGATTCAGGCAGCATCGACTATCTCGTCACCGGCTACTACAACGGCCAGGTCTACCTGAGCCAGACCAATCAAAGCGACCGTTTCGTCGCGCTGCGGCCCTACGTCAGCGAGACCGACAATTTCATCGCGCTGAGCAAGGCGAGCCCCTGCGTGAAATACCTGCCGCGCATCAACGCGCAACTGGAGCTGATGCAAAGCCGCGGCGAGCTGCGCGCGGTGCTGGAGCGGCAGGCGGCGGAAATGAAGATCAATGCGCACGTGGCGACAGCGGCGCCGAAGTAG
- a CDS encoding dihydrodipicolinate synthase family protein, which produces MSATQPPRIKGVLSPVLTPFGPDLEPDARAFVAHCRWLVRQGAGLAVFGTNSEANSLSADERIALTDALLESGVPPALLMPGTGTCALPDTVRLTRHAVRAGAAGVLMLPPFYYKNVSDDGLFAYFSEVIERVGESRLAVYLYHFPAMSATPVSLALIERLLKRYPGTIAGVKDSSGDWANMEAMIRNFGQDGFDVFPGAETFLNRAIEAGGAGCISATVNVNPAAIVAIWRSEDAQQRRLLQDRADAIRKIFQSQPMIPAMKHAIAHWSGRRDWRTVRPPLAALSDTAGAALAAQLEAAGFGIPDAHELA; this is translated from the coding sequence ATGAGCGCCACCCAGCCCCCTCGCATCAAAGGCGTACTGTCCCCGGTACTGACGCCCTTTGGTCCCGACCTCGAACCCGATGCCCGCGCCTTCGTCGCCCACTGCCGCTGGCTGGTGCGCCAGGGCGCGGGCCTAGCCGTCTTCGGCACCAACTCCGAGGCCAACTCGCTGTCGGCCGACGAGCGCATCGCGCTGACCGATGCACTGCTGGAGTCGGGCGTGCCGCCGGCGCTGCTGATGCCCGGCACGGGCACCTGCGCCCTGCCCGACACCGTGCGCCTGACGCGTCACGCGGTGCGCGCCGGCGCGGCCGGGGTACTGATGCTGCCGCCGTTCTACTACAAGAATGTCAGCGACGACGGCCTGTTCGCCTATTTCTCGGAGGTGATCGAACGTGTCGGCGAGAGCCGGCTGGCGGTCTACCTGTATCACTTCCCGGCGATGTCGGCCACGCCGGTCTCGCTGGCGCTGATCGAACGGCTGTTGAAGCGCTATCCCGGCACGATCGCCGGCGTGAAGGACTCCTCCGGCGACTGGGCCAACATGGAGGCCATGATCCGCAATTTCGGGCAGGACGGCTTCGACGTCTTCCCCGGCGCCGAGACCTTTCTCAACCGCGCCATCGAAGCCGGCGGCGCCGGCTGCATCAGCGCCACCGTCAACGTCAACCCGGCGGCCATCGTCGCCATCTGGCGCAGCGAGGATGCGCAGCAGCGCCGCCTCCTGCAGGACCGCGCCGACGCCATCCGCAAGATCTTCCAGTCGCAGCCGATGATCCCCGCCATGAAACATGCGATCGCGCACTGGTCCGGCCGGCGCGACTGGCGCACGGTGCGCCCGCCGCTGGCGGCGTTGAGCGATACTGCGGGTGCGGCGCTGGCGGCGCAGCTGGAAGCGGCCGGCTTCGGCATTCCGGATGCGCATGAGCTGGCCTGA
- a CDS encoding IlvD/Edd family dehydratase yields the protein MSKTEKPDTGMQRGLTSYGDRGFSLFLRKAFIKGAGYTDEALNRPVIGIVNTGSAYNPCHGNMPQLIEAVKRGVMLAGGLPMDFPTISIHESFAAPTSMYLRNLMSMDTEEMIRAQPMDAVVLIGGCDKTVPAQLMGAASAEIPAIQLITGSMLTGSHRGERVGACTDCRRYWAKYRAEEIDDDEIADVNNQLVASVGTCSVMGTASTMACIAEALGMTVPGGATPPAVTADRIRVAEETGARAVALAGSGLTVGKILTEKAFDNALRMLLAIGGSTNAIVHLAAIAGRVGLEIDLARLDRMGRETPVLLDLKPTGAHYMEDLHKAGGVATLLRELKPLLHLDAMTINGITLGEQLEAQGPGFSQDVVRSFDRPIFPQGGLAVLRGNLAPGGAIIKQSAADPKLMEHEGRAVVFDNLQDLAERIDDEALDVRADDILVLKNIGPLGAPGMPEAGYIPIPRKLARAGVKDMVRISDGRMSGTAFGSIVLHVTPEAAIGGPLAYARSGDRIRLSVSRREISLLVSEQELEQRRQQQPVVKPVAGRGYRKLFLENVTQADQGVDFEFLRAEKLQRKTP from the coding sequence ATGAGCAAAACAGAGAAGCCGGACACAGGAATGCAGCGCGGCTTGACCTCCTACGGCGACCGCGGATTTTCGCTGTTCCTGCGCAAGGCATTCATCAAGGGCGCGGGCTATACCGACGAGGCGCTGAACCGGCCGGTGATCGGCATCGTCAACACCGGCAGCGCCTACAACCCTTGCCACGGCAACATGCCGCAGCTGATCGAGGCGGTCAAGCGCGGCGTCATGCTGGCCGGCGGCTTGCCGATGGACTTCCCCACCATCTCCATCCATGAGAGCTTCGCCGCGCCGACCTCGATGTACCTGCGCAACCTGATGTCGATGGATACCGAGGAGATGATCCGCGCCCAGCCCATGGATGCGGTGGTGCTCATCGGCGGCTGCGACAAGACCGTGCCGGCGCAGCTGATGGGCGCGGCCTCGGCCGAGATCCCCGCGATCCAGCTGATCACCGGTTCCATGCTGACGGGCTCCCATCGCGGCGAGCGCGTGGGCGCCTGCACCGATTGCCGCCGTTACTGGGCCAAGTACCGCGCCGAGGAGATCGACGACGACGAGATCGCCGACGTCAACAACCAGCTGGTGGCCAGCGTGGGCACCTGTTCGGTGATGGGCACGGCCAGCACCATGGCCTGCATCGCCGAGGCGCTCGGCATGACGGTGCCCGGCGGCGCCACGCCGCCGGCGGTGACGGCCGACCGCATCCGCGTGGCCGAGGAGACCGGCGCGCGCGCCGTGGCGCTGGCGGGAAGCGGGCTGACAGTGGGCAAGATCCTCACCGAAAAGGCCTTCGACAATGCGCTGCGCATGCTGCTGGCCATCGGCGGCTCGACCAACGCCATCGTGCACCTGGCCGCCATCGCCGGCCGCGTCGGGCTGGAGATCGATCTCGCCCGGCTCGACCGCATGGGCCGCGAGACGCCGGTGCTGCTGGACCTCAAGCCCACCGGCGCGCATTACATGGAAGACCTGCACAAGGCTGGCGGCGTGGCCACGCTGCTGCGCGAACTCAAGCCGCTACTGCACCTCGACGCGATGACGATCAACGGCATCACGCTGGGCGAGCAGCTGGAGGCGCAAGGCCCGGGCTTCAGCCAGGACGTGGTGCGCAGCTTCGACCGGCCGATCTTCCCGCAGGGCGGGCTGGCGGTTTTGCGCGGCAACCTGGCGCCGGGCGGCGCCATCATCAAGCAATCGGCAGCCGATCCCAAGCTGATGGAGCACGAGGGCCGCGCCGTGGTGTTCGATAACCTGCAGGACCTGGCCGAACGCATCGACGACGAGGCGCTGGACGTGCGCGCCGACGACATCCTGGTGCTCAAGAACATCGGCCCGCTGGGCGCGCCCGGCATGCCCGAGGCCGGCTACATCCCGATCCCGCGCAAGCTGGCGCGCGCCGGCGTGAAGGACATGGTGCGCATTTCCGACGGCCGCATGAGCGGCACCGCCTTCGGCAGCATCGTGCTGCACGTCACGCCCGAGGCCGCCATCGGCGGTCCGCTGGCGTATGCGCGCAGCGGCGACCGCATCCGGCTGTCGGTATCGCGGCGCGAGATTTCATTGCTGGTATCTGAGCAGGAGCTGGAACAGCGCCGGCAGCAGCAGCCGGTGGTCAAGCCGGTCGCCGGACGCGGCTACCGCAAGCTGTTCCTGGAGAACGTGACGCAGGCCGACCAGGGCGTGGACTTTGAATTCCTGCGCGCGGAAAAGCTGCAGCGCAAGACGCCCTGA
- a CDS encoding LysR family transcriptional regulator: MDIRYVQSFVAVVEAGSLAAAARKLDLTAAAVAARVRSLEEELAAPLIQRSGRSVRPTAEGMKVLESAHALLRSARDMQALARDGRVELGELRLGVFFSAMTSVLPLLLQGFYRRYPHASLFVEPGASVDLCRKVAAGELDAAVVVEPQFAMPKTCEWMALMEEPLVVIAPAGTRETDPHELLRREPFIRYNRNVLGGQLAERYLRDHDIVPHQRLEIDSLLAVAAMVGKGLGVSLLPDWSQHWEGGQALIRIALPDRPPVRRVGLIVARHSPHVALARMFAEQAAQVFDAGPAAA, encoded by the coding sequence ATGGATATCCGATACGTGCAGAGTTTCGTGGCGGTGGTGGAAGCCGGTTCGCTGGCCGCCGCCGCGCGCAAGCTCGACCTGACCGCGGCCGCGGTGGCCGCGCGCGTGCGCTCGCTGGAGGAAGAGCTGGCCGCGCCGCTGATCCAGCGTTCCGGCCGCTCGGTGCGTCCCACTGCCGAAGGCATGAAGGTGCTGGAGAGCGCCCACGCGCTGCTGCGCTCGGCGCGCGACATGCAGGCGCTGGCGCGCGACGGCCGGGTCGAGCTCGGCGAGCTGCGCCTGGGTGTGTTCTTCTCGGCCATGACCAGCGTGCTGCCGCTGCTGCTGCAGGGTTTCTATCGGCGTTATCCGCATGCCAGCCTGTTCGTCGAGCCGGGCGCCTCGGTCGATCTTTGCCGCAAGGTCGCCGCCGGCGAGCTGGATGCGGCAGTGGTGGTGGAGCCGCAGTTCGCCATGCCCAAGACCTGCGAATGGATGGCGCTGATGGAAGAGCCGCTGGTGGTGATCGCGCCGGCCGGTACCCGGGAGACGGATCCGCACGAGCTGCTGCGGCGCGAACCCTTCATCCGCTACAACCGCAATGTGCTGGGCGGCCAGCTGGCCGAGCGCTACCTGCGCGACCACGACATCGTGCCGCACCAGCGGCTGGAGATCGACAGCCTGCTGGCCGTGGCCGCGATGGTCGGCAAGGGGCTGGGGGTGTCGCTGCTGCCGGACTGGTCGCAGCACTGGGAGGGCGGGCAGGCGCTGATCAGGATCGCGCTGCCGGATCGCCCGCCGGTGCGCCGCGTGGGCCTGATCGTGGCGCGCCATTCGCCTCACGTGGCGCTGGCGCGCATGTTCGCCGAGCAGGCTGCGCAGGTCTTCGACGCCGGCCCGGCGGCCGCCTGA
- a CDS encoding sensor domain-containing diguanylate cyclase, with protein sequence MFLTKRTSPVCIATLFVVLACLALVGLDSWRTWQAREDLLKEAAVDTSNMAQALAQHADQTYHEADLALQVLLEHVAEDGLGERSLQRIGRQLMAQVNELPQLHGLFMYDETGRWLVSSQRTLLTQYNNADRAYFIYHKQHNDMLPYVGAPVQSRSTGDWIFTISRRVNKPDGSFGGVVLATLSLNYFKNYYQSFNVGRRGAILFALNNGTTLIRRTVDTATTNKSLADVPIFRDYAAKSESGTVELVAVSDGELRINSYVHLRRYPMFMTVAVSKDEVLTNWRHDAYMRTIGVLFLAGVLATMGRRMVRQVKSQVRSEYEAVSARTKSDQLNATLVQLAMHDGLTGLPNRRHFDRTVAAELARQGKEKGALSLIMIDVDHFKLYNDIYGHTKGDECLKAVARAIGASRKRSRDLAARYGGEEFALVLPDCDIHGAMSLAYSVRQAVTDLHLPHSGAKSGHVTISVGVASLHPVQENDSVLALIEHADQALYQAKQSGRDRIVTYPGNLKIIDPTAPRKFAPARSRQKS encoded by the coding sequence ATGTTCTTGACGAAAAGAACTTCACCTGTCTGCATCGCCACGCTGTTTGTGGTGCTGGCCTGCCTCGCCCTGGTCGGGCTGGACAGCTGGCGCACCTGGCAGGCGCGCGAAGACCTGCTCAAGGAAGCCGCGGTCGATACCTCCAACATGGCGCAGGCGCTGGCGCAGCATGCCGACCAGACCTACCATGAGGCCGACCTGGCCTTGCAGGTGCTGCTGGAGCACGTGGCCGAGGACGGCCTGGGCGAGCGCTCGCTGCAGCGCATCGGCCGCCAGCTGATGGCGCAGGTCAACGAGCTGCCGCAGCTGCACGGCCTGTTCATGTATGACGAGACCGGGCGCTGGCTGGTCAGTTCGCAGCGCACGCTGCTGACCCAGTACAACAATGCCGACCGCGCCTACTTCATCTATCACAAGCAGCACAACGACATGCTGCCCTACGTGGGCGCGCCGGTGCAGAGCCGCTCCACCGGCGACTGGATCTTCACCATCAGCCGCCGCGTCAACAAGCCCGACGGCTCCTTCGGCGGGGTGGTCTTGGCCACCTTGTCGCTGAACTACTTCAAGAACTACTACCAGAGTTTCAACGTCGGCCGGCGCGGGGCGATCCTGTTCGCGCTCAACAACGGCACCACGTTGATCCGCCGCACCGTCGACACCGCCACCACCAACAAGAGCCTGGCCGATGTCCCCATCTTCCGCGACTATGCCGCCAAGAGCGAGAGTGGCACCGTGGAACTGGTGGCGGTATCGGACGGCGAGCTGCGCATCAACAGTTACGTGCACCTGCGGCGCTATCCGATGTTCATGACGGTGGCCGTCTCCAAGGACGAGGTGCTGACCAACTGGCGCCACGACGCCTACATGCGCACCATCGGCGTGCTGTTCCTGGCAGGCGTGCTGGCCACCATGGGCCGGCGCATGGTGCGCCAGGTGAAGTCGCAGGTGCGCTCGGAATACGAAGCGGTCAGCGCCCGCACCAAGTCCGACCAGCTCAATGCGACGCTGGTCCAGCTGGCCATGCACGATGGCCTCACCGGCCTGCCCAACCGCCGCCATTTCGACCGCACGGTCGCCGCCGAACTGGCGCGCCAGGGCAAGGAAAAGGGCGCGCTGTCGCTGATCATGATCGACGTCGATCACTTCAAGCTGTACAACGACATCTACGGCCACACCAAGGGCGACGAGTGCCTCAAGGCGGTGGCGCGCGCCATCGGCGCCTCGCGCAAGCGCTCGCGCGACCTGGCTGCTCGCTACGGCGGCGAGGAGTTCGCGCTGGTGCTGCCCGATTGCGACATCCACGGCGCCATGTCGCTGGCCTACAGCGTGCGCCAGGCGGTGACCGACCTGCACCTGCCGCACTCGGGCGCCAAGAGCGGCCACGTGACCATCAGCGTGGGCGTGGCCTCGCTGCATCCGGTGCAGGAGAACGACAGCGTGCTGGCGCTCATCGAGCATGCCGACCAGGCGCTTTACCAGGCCAAGCAAAGCGGACGCGACCGTATCGTCACCTATCCGGGCAATCTCAAGATCATCGATCCGACGGCGCCGCGCAAGTTCGCGCCGGCGCGCAGCCGCCAGAAAAGCTGA